The Anolis carolinensis isolate JA03-04 chromosome 2, rAnoCar3.1.pri, whole genome shotgun sequence genome has a window encoding:
- the LOC134296414 gene encoding uncharacterized protein LOC134296414: MFMFPTVKVPGDTTESLVCSFRSGCGELILSQEYGHHPAVAVRCNMQVEDEELLGAGGGRSERATPETDAEFHQLAALASSTAYAQPNGVTQRRGVVRGDSTGGEEGSPSPGPQKMVFLEERMSAMETTLAVMSRAMERLAVLAEPERGRELRASSMWDVSMGSSQGFADLPAPKGREMRKEPGARPKIQTSLTRVEESDDEGEKPPRIPATLPTETLVPLANAGRGTGQREAAAGPTGPQGGLRRAENWGLPPQGPLPRREELRIEFGGESSELDFFLTTVRGYMEDNAHTFRTESSRVRAIGAVLKRGAASWYVQLHARRDPCLGSLRRFMGALETRFRDPLEQIRAREELKTVSQGQRSVSEYAEEFQCLAEKVPEWSAVTKIELFKEGLRREILSWAVHRDEPDTLRGWIQLAGRIETSLAQARRHRGGLQQRPQMKEGSRKEGSTPAGRRTEPTGNVSTSRRGCFVCGRLGHRAAECWQRKGEGGGPPKPRAVAGKRAEEEPPMRHHSGGLDEGEEDAMSEPCY, translated from the exons atgttcatgtttcctacagtaaaagttcctggtgataccacagagagtctcgtgtgttcattcaggagcggctgtggtgagctgatactaagccaagaatacggacaccatcccgctgtagcggtgaggtgtaacatgcaagtggaggatgaagagctcttgggcgccggaggaggaaggtcggaaagggccactcccgagacggacgctgagttccaccagctggcggccctggcgtcatccaccgcttatgcccagccaaatggggtaacccagaggcgcggagtggtgcggggagatagcaccggaggagaggaaggttcaccttccccaggcccgcaaaagatggtgttcctggaggagaggatgtcggcgatggagaccaccctggcagtgatgtcgagggcgatggagcgcctggcggttttggcggagccggagcgaggaagggaactccgggctagctcaatgtgggacgtgagcatgggaagcagccagggctttgcagacctcccagcaccgaagggaagggaaatgcgaaaggagcccggtgcccggcccaagatccaaacgagcctgacgcgggtggaggagagtgacgacgaaggggaaaagcctccgagaatcccggctacgctcccaactgagaccctggtgcccctggcgaatgccgggcgtggcacaggacaaagggaagcagcagcggggcccactggcccgcaagggggcttgcgacgggcggagaattggggattgccaccacagggacccctaccgagacgagaggaactaaggatcgagtttgggggagagtcctctgaactggattttttcctgaccacggtgaggggctatatggaggacaatgcccacacttttagaacggaatccagccgggtacgggccattggtgcagtgttgaagaggggagcggccagctggtacgttcaactacacgcgcggcgcgacccatgtctggggtcactccgacgctttatgggggccctggagacccgtttccgagatccactggagcagatccgggcgagggaggagttgaagaccgtctcccaggggcagaggtcggtatctgagtatgcggaggagttccaatgcctcgctgaaaaggtgccggaatggtctgcagtgacaaagatagaactcttcaaagaggggctcaggcgggagatcctctcctgggcggtgcatcgtgatgagcctgacacactgcgcggatggattcagctggcggggcgcatcgagacatcgctggcccaggcgaggaggcaccgaggagggctacagcagcggccgcagatgaaagaggggagccggaaggagggatcaaccccagccgggaggagaacggagccgacagggaacgtgagcaccagcaggaggggctgcttcgtgtgcggccgtttgggccacagggctgccgagtgctggcagagaaaaggggaaggcggaggcccgcccaaaccaagagccgtggcagggaaacgcgccgaggaagaaccaccgatgaggcaccactcgggggggttg gacgaaggggaggaggacgccatgtcagaaccctgctactag